From the genome of Mucilaginibacter paludis DSM 18603:
TGCAAAACCCGCCAGAAATGAACCGGCGATCAATACGCTTATCAATAAAACTCTTTTCATCATTTGTTTATTTAATAGCTGTTTAACTTTTTAACCGGAATCAATATTTCTAAATCAAAGTAGTGCCAATTACCGATATTGTCTTTATCTAAAAATACCTCCAAGGCATGCTGCGGTTCACATTCATAGGCACTGTTAATCAACCAAATGTCGAAGAGGTAATGCATAGCTGCCGAAACTAAATTAAGATGGCCGGAAACCTGGGTAACGGCGTATTTACACCTTGGTAAAGTCGTTGTATCTATCAAATTTTCCGGATCAATTTTAAAGTCTTCCGGAAGAGTGATACACACCTCGTAACGGTATTTTTCTTTTGGTGTCACTTCAGGATCGTCCATAGACATACCGAAAATCGTTTCTGAGCGGAATAAGTTCATTCGCTTTGCCCATTTAACCATTTCATCCAAAGCATTTAAAACTACGCCTTCCCTGAAAGCATCCGACACCCTTTTATAAGCAATTCGCCTTTCTGGAAGTTGTCTTATTTCAACAGGAAATTTTTTTCCCAGTTCGTCGGCTGTCATATCACAATGATATTCACTAATGGGATGCAATTCTTTGCGAATCTTGCTGTTTTCTATTTTGCCGCCCTTCCTGTAATTACTTGGCGAGATTTCAAAATACTGTTTAAATAAACGGGAAAACGTTGAAGCTGAAGAAAAACCACATTCTAACGCAATTGTTGATATTGATTTCTTTGAGAATTTCAGAAGCCGCGCGGCTTTTTCGTTACGCATGCGGTTAGTAAAATTGTTAATAGTCTCTCCTGTAACGGCAACAAATATGCGGTGAAAGTGAAACGGAGAAAAAAAAGCTACCGAAGCCAGTTCTTCCAGCGAAGTGGATTTATGCAAATTGTTATTAACATAATCAATCACCTTATTAATCCGGCTTCTGTATATTTCACTTGATTTGGCCATGTATCGCTATCGGGTTGTAGGGTTAAGAGCTACATAATCAGCACAAGTTAACGGTTAATACCAACTTTTCAGGTCACATTTTCTTAAAAAATAGCTAATTCATCAAGCAAACTTTAATAAATAGCTGCAATGCTGTTTACGTATGCAAAGTCTTTTTTTTAATCACAAGGAGTTTTGTCAGGCGTTGTATGCGTCTTTTTTTGTAGAGCGCGATCGGTGACAATTCAAAGTTATGATCTCCGCTGTAGGTATTTACCCCTATACAAATTAAAAAAACAGATATAAATACTGGTTTGTGATATC
Proteins encoded in this window:
- a CDS encoding AraC family transcriptional regulator; its protein translation is MHKSTSLEELASVAFFSPFHFHRIFVAVTGETINNFTNRMRNEKAARLLKFSKKSISTIALECGFSSASTFSRLFKQYFEISPSNYRKGGKIENSKIRKELHPISEYHCDMTADELGKKFPVEIRQLPERRIAYKRVSDAFREGVVLNALDEMVKWAKRMNLFRSETIFGMSMDDPEVTPKEKYRYEVCITLPEDFKIDPENLIDTTTLPRCKYAVTQVSGHLNLVSAAMHYLFDIWLINSAYECEPQHALEVFLDKDNIGNWHYFDLEILIPVKKLNSY